One window from the genome of Xenorhabdus bovienii SS-2004 encodes:
- a CDS encoding helix-turn-helix domain-containing protein, which translates to MAIYITLDVLMAKRKVKSKELAQAIGITEQNLSLLKTGKIKGIRFSTLDAICQYLDCQPGDILESKDD; encoded by the coding sequence GTGGCAATTTATATCACTCTAGATGTGCTCATGGCAAAACGAAAGGTTAAATCTAAAGAATTAGCACAAGCCATTGGTATTACTGAACAAAACCTTTCTTTGCTGAAAACGGGAAAAATTAAAGGGATTCGATTCTCTACTCTTGATGCCATCTGCCAATATCTAGATTGTCAGCCTGGGGATATATTGGAATCCAAAGATGATTAA
- a CDS encoding DUF2975 domain-containing protein, which yields MTACSLVISKLSLLIIIILIVINIYSWLEPKLILEKYGLGFSLTNRILLHFNENTLSPWKLTSGIFISTIPLLFLGGSLWAFHQLFSNYRKSNYFSKNTVKYLEYAGWGVIIWAMLDILFEPLLTVWLTMGAPAGQRFFSLSLSPSHLVAIFISVCLAVISRILYQACDIYDENKSII from the coding sequence ATGACGGCTTGCAGTTTGGTGATATCTAAATTATCTTTATTAATTATTATCATATTGATAGTAATTAATATTTATAGCTGGCTGGAGCCAAAGTTAATATTAGAGAAATATGGGTTAGGATTTTCGCTGACAAATAGAATATTATTGCATTTTAATGAGAATACTCTTAGCCCGTGGAAACTGACCAGTGGGATATTTATATCGACAATCCCATTATTGTTCTTGGGAGGGAGCCTCTGGGCTTTTCATCAGTTATTCAGCAATTATCGGAAGAGTAATTATTTTTCCAAGAATACGGTGAAATATTTGGAATATGCAGGTTGGGGGGTCATCATCTGGGCTATGTTAGATATTCTTTTTGAACCTTTATTAACTGTTTGGCTCACCATGGGAGCGCCAGCGGGTCAGCGATTTTTTTCATTGAGTCTAAGTCCTAGCCATCTTGTTGCTATTTTTATTTCGGTTTGCCTGGCTGTCATTTCGCGTATTCTTTATCAAGCATGTGATATATATGACGAAAATAAGAGCATTATATAG
- the pbpC gene encoding peptidoglycan glycosyltransferase PbpC (penicillin-binding protein 1C) — protein sequence MRRLSSRIYLIALVILFALLAAVWLADKIWPLPLHNVKMARVVVGEDGSPLWRFADNEGVWRYPVTLEQVSPEYIQALLTYEDRWFYKHPGINPVSLLRAAWQDIRAGKIVSGGSTISMQVARLIDPHPRTFAGKFRQIWRTLQLEWHYSKDQILEMYLNRAPFGGTLQGVGAASWAYLGKPPSELSPGEAALLAVLPQAPSSLRPDRYPERAQAARDKVLQRLKRYNVWSAENVADIKEENVWLAPRQVPHLAPLLVRRVANGNPQEVIQTTIDTGLQRQLEDMVLNWKYQLADKTSIGVLVVDHTDMAVKAYIGSVDLQDDSRFGHVDMISAWRSPGSTLKPFLYAMALDDGLIHGESLLQDVPRRFNDYRPGNFDSGFNGPVSASEALTRSLNLPAVQLLESYGAKRFTANLRNVGMVLRFPLGSEPNLSLILGGTAARMDELVSVYSAFARQGKASPLRFTPQQKIRDRQLFSAGAAWIVRRVMAGEGRPKPDDSLSAEVPLAWKTGTSYGYRDAWAIGLNARYTIGVWVGRPDGTPVVGQFGYATAIPIMNQINGLLMENLRYSSQRIPVDPRPISVSQATICWPSGTMFTKEIIAKGGSNCRQRRLSWILDNTIPPTLPAVGQEGISGINEQIWIDKNGLRVASDCPDARPETVVLWPITLEAWLPAKERRSNRLPPINPQCPPLKIDVAPLLIVGIREGDILKRIPGKNTLDLRITTQGGSGQQWWFLNGEQVFVTKNNQSWGETLSQPGKYQLSVLDLSGQISAINFVLK from the coding sequence ATGAGAAGATTGTCTTCCCGCATTTATCTGATTGCGTTGGTTATTTTATTCGCACTCCTTGCGGCAGTGTGGCTGGCAGATAAAATCTGGCCGCTGCCACTGCATAATGTCAAAATGGCGCGTGTTGTGGTGGGAGAAGATGGCTCGCCACTGTGGCGTTTTGCCGACAATGAGGGGGTCTGGCGTTATCCTGTTACTTTGGAGCAGGTTTCTCCTGAATATATTCAGGCATTGCTGACCTACGAAGATCGCTGGTTTTACAAACATCCGGGCATCAATCCTGTTTCTTTGCTGAGGGCGGCATGGCAGGACATCCGTGCAGGAAAAATTGTGTCGGGGGGCAGCACAATCTCCATGCAAGTGGCTCGATTGATTGATCCACATCCGCGCACCTTCGCAGGAAAATTCAGGCAGATTTGGCGCACGTTGCAACTTGAATGGCATTATTCAAAAGATCAAATTTTGGAAATGTACCTGAACCGTGCACCATTCGGTGGTACGTTGCAGGGTGTTGGAGCAGCAAGCTGGGCGTATCTGGGCAAGCCGCCGTCAGAACTTTCGCCGGGTGAAGCGGCATTATTGGCGGTATTACCACAAGCTCCCAGTAGCTTAAGGCCAGATCGCTACCCAGAACGTGCACAGGCTGCTCGAGACAAAGTATTACAGCGACTGAAGCGATACAATGTCTGGTCAGCGGAAAACGTCGCTGATATCAAAGAAGAAAATGTATGGCTGGCGCCTCGTCAGGTTCCTCACCTTGCGCCTTTACTGGTAAGGCGAGTGGCAAATGGAAACCCGCAGGAAGTGATCCAGACAACCATTGATACAGGATTACAGCGCCAACTGGAGGATATGGTTCTCAATTGGAAATACCAACTGGCGGACAAAACATCGATTGGGGTGTTGGTTGTTGATCATACGGATATGGCAGTTAAAGCCTATATTGGTTCGGTAGACCTTCAGGATGACAGTCGTTTTGGGCATGTGGATATGATAAGCGCATGGCGTTCACCGGGCTCCACACTCAAACCTTTTTTATATGCCATGGCGCTGGATGATGGATTGATTCATGGGGAATCCTTATTGCAGGATGTTCCCCGTCGTTTTAATGATTACCGTCCGGGAAATTTTGACAGCGGCTTTAATGGGCCTGTCAGTGCCAGTGAAGCGCTGACGCGGTCGTTGAATTTGCCAGCAGTACAACTTCTCGAATCTTATGGTGCTAAACGATTCACCGCTAATTTGCGTAATGTGGGAATGGTACTGCGTTTCCCGCTTGGCAGTGAGCCGAACTTATCGCTTATTTTGGGAGGAACGGCGGCTCGGATGGATGAACTGGTATCTGTTTACAGCGCTTTCGCCCGTCAGGGGAAAGCTTCGCCGTTGCGCTTTACACCACAGCAGAAAATTCGTGACAGACAATTATTCTCAGCAGGGGCAGCTTGGATTGTCAGGAGGGTCATGGCAGGTGAAGGACGACCAAAGCCTGATGATAGCCTGTCTGCCGAAGTCCCTTTAGCGTGGAAAACAGGTACGAGTTACGGTTATCGTGATGCATGGGCGATAGGCCTGAATGCCCGTTACACCATAGGCGTGTGGGTCGGCAGGCCAGATGGCACTCCCGTAGTAGGGCAATTTGGTTATGCTACGGCGATCCCCATTATGAACCAGATCAACGGGCTGTTAATGGAAAATTTACGCTATAGCTCACAGCGTATTCCTGTTGATCCGCGACCGATAAGTGTCAGTCAGGCAACTATTTGCTGGCCGAGCGGAACAATGTTTACTAAAGAAATAATTGCTAAAGGAGGCAGTAATTGCCGTCAGCGTCGCTTAAGCTGGATTTTGGATAATACAATTCCACCAACGTTGCCTGCCGTTGGGCAAGAAGGGATTTCGGGTATTAACGAACAGATATGGATAGATAAAAATGGTTTACGTGTTGCTTCCGATTGTCCTGATGCCCGGCCTGAAACCGTAGTCTTGTGGCCGATTACGTTGGAAGCATGGCTACCGGCAAAAGAACGTCGGTCGAATCGGTTACCACCGATTAATCCCCAATGTCCCCCTCTGAAAATAGATGTGGCTCCCTTGCTCATTGTGGGAATTCGTGAAGGGGATATCCTGAAACGCATTCCGGGGAAAAATACGCTGGACTTACGGATAACAACGCAGGGTGGTAGCGGTCAGCAATGGTGGTTTTTGAATGGTGAACAAGTTTTTGTGACAAAAAACAACCAGTCGTGGGGGGAAACTTTGTCACAGCCTGGGAAATATCAACTTAGTGTTTTAGATTTGAGTGGGCAAATCAGTGCAATCAATTTTGTTTTGAAGTGA